The segment AACTATGGGCAGGaagtttctttataaaagaaaattatcatttaacTCCTAAAAGCAAAATCCAATAGCCTCATTGCAATTCTTAGCTTTCTTGGCTTCTCTTACATGTTTGCCAATACCAAGAATCTCTTGATTCTCAaaattctttcctcccttctccctgtgACTCTCCAGTCCTCCAGGTTCCTTCCTGTTTTCTTGACACCTACCAGGTTTCCCTTTTTGTcatgtcttcctctttttatccCTTAAGTATGGATTTCCCCCAAGAATCATTGCTaaccccttccctcctttctacACGTTGTTTTCCAGATCAATTCATTAGCTCACATGAGACTGCCTGGCAAAGTTGTATCTCTTACTTCTCTCTTGCATGAAAGCCCTCTTGATTCCTACACATGAAATCAGTGGGGGGCGGGTGAGGAGTAGAGGAAATTGGAAAACTGAGAGGGATGAGCAAGAGAGTGTCCTTTGGAGCGTGGAGAAAGATGTCAAAGcaaagttttttcctttgtttcggAAGACCACAATTAAGGTTCCTACGTCaatctgtgtctcctgggctgcagcgatttttactgaaataaatgcttttattcattattacaatttaaaattaattttgttttacaaccTAAATTGACTATCTATGTTATTGTTCAAAATTCCACGTTGAAACTTTCAAGAAATgagtaaaaggaaagaagtaaacaATACTTTCAGGAAGTTTTCTGGATCAGTGCCTGCTGAAGGCCGCCAGATTGGTGTTCTAAGCATGAGAGCAGACAACATTGCTAGGTATTAttgattcaaatttattttttaaaattttaattgttttgggcTACATCTATCAAACAAGAAATAATTAGTAAGCTACAGCTATGTGCATGGTCTTGTGTTTAATTGTAGTTGGAAGCTAAGTTAGAAAGCTCCAAACTCACATTCCATGAAACTAGGAGTAGAGTTTGAGGATGGAAGAGGTAGGATCAAAGAACCCATGTTTATACTCAGGAAGTTGGTATAATATCTGCAGTCACAAATATAGAGTGCTACCTGTCTTCCACTCAAGGCTGTAACGATGTAACGTAAAGGTTTTGAATTAAAATTCTCAACaactattttgcattttttttattttgcattattaaaGTGACCCACTTTATGAAGATGTAGGGGAACAGAACATGACACTCCAAAATATctctctttggcataaggattattttaagctggttaacttttaagaaacaacACATATGGGAAAACCAAGCAGAAGTTACCCTCTCTAAATGACATTTACATTCATAAAGGAAATCTCCCTTTGTCAGGGTGTCTTCCTTGATGTACTAGGAAGAGGAGGAAGTCTCTACATCTCTAGAAACTATTATCAATCTAAAAAGCATGGACTCAAATTTGCATAACAATcttacccttgtttactgtgcttttcctgctaATCTCCCATAACTGACTCCCCCACTACCAATATCTTTTGTCTTCAGCTGAAGGTGATATTTAAGGCAATGGCGTCTGCAATTTTGGCAATTACTCAGTTTTCCAGGGTTTCTCCCATATGTGGATAGAAAAAGGGGCATTGTAATAAATCTAACAGAAAGTAACTCACaggatgatctgatcataaaATCCTCACTGGGCAGGTATTGGTGGGTAGTCTCTCCCCAGGCctataaaatgtttatgttcaTCTTAAGTGagtcctgtccattgtttttgtgcatctaggttatACACTTTTGAAATGCCTTTTTCAGATCCCTCAGAGGTGTAACCACGTTCAgaagagcacataatcttgttaactatcctgtaatctaaTCATAGAGATTTCCCTGGCTTGCTTTCTCCCAACTTCATGATGTAAACGTCCTTATATTCCCTcttaattccaaatatataaaaggaaCTGCAAAATTGTCCTTTTATGgggcatttgagatcttgcttcctgcatctcattagtttggctcaaataaactctttaaaaattctctacaggtttggacgttcttATGTCGACACATCTATACAGGatatatacatgttattaaaattttatttgtttttctcccgCTAAACGGTGTTATGTCAATTTAATtgttagaccagccagaagaacttagaagggtaaAGGAAAATTTTTCCTCCTGAACAAAGATAAGTTGTCATGCTAAGTGATACACCTGAGTTATAAAAACAATTGAGGACAAATTAGTCTTTTGAGTTGAGAAATGTAGGCCTCCAGATAGATGTATCAAATGTCTTTGAAAAATCAGgaatgtatattcatttttggAATCAAAGAGCAAGACACAAAgagttaatttttccttttccccctctAAATAATACTTAAATTGAATATGCCAAGTTGGCGTATCATTCTCTCACCCCATCTATTTGTTAGAGGGGAACTTTCACAAGGGTGAAATCAAATGGGAAAGACTGGGAAGAGAAGGGTTGTGGGGATGGGGAGTTGAGACATGGGGCTGAGTGTCTGTTGCCATGGTGTGAGCTGAAGTTCTGGGCCTCCATCTAGGATTCAGAGCCAGTGGATGGACAATGTGTGTATAggtttaatatgatttcaaatccaTAAAGCCACTTGTTTATGACTTAAGTAAAGTTGTTTTAATCCGCTTGTTTATGACAAAGGACAAAAAGTTGCTTTGATATAAGTAAGTCATGCTGGGATGTCATCATTCTGCATTTGTTGTCATATAAGCAGTGAGGGGCTCTGCTGCAGGCTCATGGATAAGAACATGTTGAAAAGCAACTACGGCAAGGGGACATTTGGACTATAAATACTGAGAGTTTGTGAGCTCTACTTGAGAGTTTTGTTTGGGCCAGGTGATTCCTCATTAACCCCAAAACTCTCCAAAAATCCTTGGGGCATTAATTCACTCCTGTCTTGGGGAGGCACTCCTTGCAGACAGTGGTGATAAACCTTGTAGGGGTCCCATGAAAGAGAATGCCCTGCCTAACAACACTGGCACCCTAGTTCCCTAGCAACGTGTTCTAGCAACAGGAGACTTTTACATTTGTACCAGCAGCTGGAAATCAGCTGTAGGTTGGACTCTGGCTCActaaagtgcccacttgtataaaAAAGTACACCTCATattaaatttggactttatttcTTCACCTCCCTTTGTCTAAACAGTAATGTGATTAATCTGTCATTTGTTTGgagtatgttatttctttatttggcttattaagaaatattttcctgtatGCTATCGGCTTATAAATTGATTATAATTCCCACGGTGAACCTGTGTTAAATAAATTGCTGGCAAAGACAACTCAGTCTCTGAGAATAACTTTTGCtgcctcaaaacaaaacaaaaacaacagccaACTGGACATGGTCATCTTCTTGGGTGGGTGAAACtgtctgtgggagagggaagattGCAGGGGAATGTATAAATCAAGTTGGAAGGAGCTTGGAAGACAGTACAACTTTGCATGGCGACCAAAGCTCTGGTCATTTTTTCTACCTCCCTGGTCTTTTTGGGCAGGGCCCCACTCCATCCCATTTAGCAAATAATTGCTCTCTAGGTCTTCCCCCTTTGAATCCTCTTGGTGCATTAAGTGGGGTTCCGAAGGCTGTTTCCTCTTTGGAGCCAGACATTTTTCCAGCTGCTCTTCTGGGAAGGAGGTGGGTGAGGGAATGCCAGGGCTCACTACCTCCTCCCTGACACTGTGCCTCTAGGTGCCCTGTGATGCTGGTGGTAGGAGACCAAGCACCCCATGAAGATGCAGTGGTCAGTAGggaatttgggggtgggtgaggaaGGTTTGGAGTCCTAGGGTGGTGGTTAAGAGGAGTATCTTGCCAAGAGGCAAGCTCAGTTTGGGACAGGGAGAGTAACTTTGGTACGTAAGAGATTGATTCTTGGGAAAAAGGAAATGGGTAGGGGCTGATAAGAAAGGAACTGGGGTCTGGGTCCCTGGGTCCTTTGGACGGGAGGGGCCACAGTGAGTGTGACCTCATTCATTCAACTTCCTGCTCACTCCAGGTGGAATGTAACTCCAAGCTGGACCCCATCCAGACCTCTTTCCTCAAGGTCAGTCACCCTACTCCATGCCCAGCCTGACTCCTGTCCAGAGCCATAGATCCTGAATCCTAGATTCAGCTTCCAGGCCTAGGCCTCCAGGGTCCTGCCTGGGAGCCAGTGCAATGcacaaagtaaaaacagaaacaaaaacaaacaaacaaacaaacaaacaaaaaccaatataACAAAAAACCCCTATAGGGAAGCAGGGAAGAGACCCTTTTCTGCCTCCCAGCCTGGCTCACTTTATTCATGTGTGTATCACTTTTTTTGGGTGTCTCTCTCCTGAACAGATGGCCGACTCTGGAGGTCAGCCCCAGCTGACTCAGGTGAGTACCCCTGCCATCCATGGGATGGGATATTAGTGGCACTGGGCTATACACCCTTTGCCATACAACCCATCCCCAAcctgcagggcctggggctccAGTGCAGCTCCTAACCTCACCTCactgtctccctctcctcttcttacTTCCACAGCCAGGCAAGCTGACCGAGGCCATCAAGTACTTCCTGCAAGGCATGGGCTACAGTGAGTATGGGGGTCAGAGGCTATCATGAGGACGAGGGATTGCTACATAGGAGGAAGGTTGGCCACTGAGGGGAGGAAGCATTTTAGGCTAATTCCTGGACTTAACCACCACCTGCCAAATCAAGCTCATTGATTCCCTGGTCCCATTTGTAACTCTCGTCTCCACCCAAGCACCCCACTCTGAGTTACCTCCTCTCTGACTGCCTACTTATCCTTCTCTCTCCACAGTGGCCTCTTCCTGTATGACTCGCCTGTCCCGTTCTCGCACAGCCTCCCTGACCAGTGCGGCATCCTTTGATGGCAACCGGTCCCGCTCTCGCACCCTGTCCCAGAGCAGCGAGTCTGGGACTCTCCCTTCAGGGCCCCCAGGGCACACCATGGAGGTCTCCTGTTGAGTGGCCCTTGTTGCCCTGGTGTGGGacccaccctcacctcccccagcaCTAACCTGGGAGGTGCATAGGGCACTGGACCAGAGTGAGCAAGGGAAGATGGGCAGATCATGTGGGGACATGACCTTGATCTTTGATTGCTTCCCTAACCTTGACCTCTAACTTGTGATTTCTCTCAGCTGAGAGAGAGATCTTAATATCTCTTAGGGACCCAGACCCCTAAATGATCCCTTTCCCTCATTCTTGTGTTAAGGCGGAGAGGGCATGTGTCCCCTCTCCCTAATCTAGGTGTCTGTAGATGAGGGATAAGAGGTTGCTGTAGTTGTCCGTGGTGCCTCCCCCAGACTCTCCCTACTCATCCCATTGCAAGGATAGGGCTGGGTCTCCATTCACCAAAGCGGACATGGCTTCTCATTAACCCTTCAGGTCTCTGAAGGGTATGGGCCTAAATGAATGTGTCAGGGGAGGCTTGCTGCTGGGTTAGTTGTCCTCAGGATGTGAGAGAAACATCCAGTGTGTGAATGGAAGTTGGACTGGGAGGTGGTGGGCAATGAACAAGTTTGAGGAAAGGGCTGGAGCTGAGGCAATAGGAAGGGGCCTGGGGCCATTGGCTGCACTAACTGGTAGCTATCGAGACAGTGTGTCTAGAGTGGGAAGCGGGTAGGAACCAAGCTGGGGCAGGGCTGCTTAGGGCTTGGCATAGGAGTGGAAAGGGCTATTTTGGGGCTCTGACCACAGTGTGTTATGTGTGGAAGGTGCTCTCCTGTCTCCCACAACTTCTGCTGTAACAATAAACTGTAGAGGAATCTGATCACCATTATTCTTTGTCTGAATATGCCTGCGTCGTGCCCCTTTCCCACCTTCTTCCTGACCAACTCTCACATTCTCGAAGTGACATAAGCCATAGGAGGGGGCCCGTAGAGCATAGACACTTCACCAAATGTGATGACGTAATACCTATTCAGTAGATTGGTGTTGTCCTTGATATTGGTCGTACCTTTATGTCTTGGGATCGAAACTACTGAGATCTATGAAGACTTCGGTATCAGATACTGAGAAATGCATAGGATTTCAGAGACGTCACCAACATCATGATCTTAAAGCCGAAGTACAGAAAGCTGACGTGCCCAAGGACATCTCGTGACCCACCTTCCTGCAGGATCCTCCAGGGGTCACCTGGATTCCATTTTAGGCGACCCCAGGGCGTTGGGGGTCAGTACAATCAGCAGACCAGGACTCATCCAGTTACTAGCAGGGTTGGGTTTTTCACGGTTGATCCCAATCTAAAGACTCCTTCAGATGAGTCCCAGCAGCAAGGAGGGTTTCCTGTCAGGAATCCTCCTCCCAGTGAATCCAAGAATTCGGGGAGTTAGACTGTGTGGTTCTCTGAGAAGCTTTCAAGTGTGAACAATAATCATGAAGAGGACTTGATATTTTGTGGCCGTTGCAGGCTGATTCTGGGGCTCTTGGGGCACaacaagtaaaaatgaaaaggcacTTTATAGTGTTATTGGCCGGAGGACTGTGGGTTGAATATTACAAGGTCATTTGCCAGATTATAGAAACCCCACAGGCAATTGTACACTTTCCTCCGTGAAACTGAGCTGACGACTAATGCAGCTCGATGTCCAGTGCTGATACGCTGACATGGAAGTAGAGCCTGGAACACGTCCGTGGTTTTTGAGCATTTCATCACTCTCAGGACTGAGTCTATTGTAAACGCAGTAGGCGAGGATCAGGAAGGGTGAGGCTGTAGCTGCGTAATAGCTGTGCCTTATGGAAGGGAAGGTGGGTCTTAGTACATCCACCTGCACAGATAACACTGTTAGCAGGGGAATCTTTAGAAGAGGGAGAGAACCTCATTTTTGTGCACATATGTAAGTGCGTGATATGTACCTGTCATGGAGGTGGTGTGTGAAATGGGTGGTGACCATGTGTGTCTCTCCTGTAGACGTCCCTACATAAGAAACCCAGAGTTAGGTGGAGGGAGAGATGCTCTCTGCTGGCAGCAAGGGTGGGGTTTGCTGCCCTTGTCTGACCTCACTTTGTCAGTCCTAGACAATCCAGGAGAGCCCATGGGGACGCAGTGCCCCCCTGTGGTAGCCATGGTTCTTCCTAACTTTCCCCAGTTCCCAGTTCCCTTTCTAAATCTCTCACGTTCTTTGTGCTTCTACACAGTAGCTACATCGGGAGGATCTGATTCCGTGGTCTGTGGCTCCTGCCCACTCTCAAGGTCAGAGCTGAGAGGCAcagaggagaggtggggagacTTCACAGAAGCTGAACCACAAACCCCACTTTTTGTCTCTGCTTCAGGCTTAGGCCTCctggttctctcttctccttctcaagGAATGTGCTCCCCCGACTTTAGGGACAGAAGTCCAAGAGAGCTAAGAGAGGATTCAATGGGAAGGAGAATAAGAAGGAAGAATATAGTGACGCGAGCCTTGTGGTGTCAACATGAAAATTATGCTGCTCATGAAGAGATTTTCTGAAGGTACCCAAACAGTGAAACTGTAGCAGGAGAGATTAAGCTCTAGATCACTCCTTGTGCAGCCCCGCAGGCTGGCTGTAGCGCCCTACCAAAGGCCATAGCTCTCAGTGCATGGCCCTTTTGAGTTTCCAGTGACTGCTCCTTGTCTTCAGCCCAGGTGACAGCATTGCTCTTACCCAGTCCCAGGGTGTTAGCTGCTCTGTCCTAACCCTGCCTACACCTTCTGTATGCTCCCTTTGTTAAACTTGCTCAGTGGTCCAACGTGCTCTCTGCCTTCTCCACACACCCTAACATATGAGATGGGAGGCATAGGTAAGGTAAAGGTGGAGAAGGTAAAGGTCAGAAGAAAATCTGTATACTGAGCTTTCCTTAGTCACAGAAACATGGGTTTAAAGCCCAGCTAGCTATATGCTCAAGTTACTTGTTTCCTGCCTGCGCTTCCCTGGGCTTACAATGGGGATGGTATCTACCTGACGGGCTTGGGGGGTGAGATAATGCACGTGGAAGCGACAGTACAGTGCCTGACCCATAGCGATGCTGTGtggaaactattattattataacacagGCCCTATTCTTGGTGTGCTGTGTGAGTGCGTTGAATACTGAAGGGAAGCAGGATAGGATGGTGCTTCAGGAAAACTATTTCCTgagtcagaatttttttttagttttgcctTTAGCTTGGCTTCTCACTGATACCTGGGTGTATAAGCTAGGCTTGTGAGAAGGTTTGCATATGTTAGTTTGTGCGGAGGGGAATGGGATGAACAGAGACAGAAATGAAATTGAAACCAGAGGCCACTGAGTCCGGGACTCATGCTGCCTGCGCTGCTTAGTCAATGGTCTGGGGCAGGagctgggtcatagaataagcgtttattatcagagcaccggtggtctgagaaggcagtgggttAACACTTCCAAATACTGcctaacattctcagaccagcttgagtatttaagggaaaatctgggcgttcctcTAAAGGCTACGTGATGGTTccgggggtctgcatggagcttTCCCGCTGGCAATGTGGCTCTCTGGCGGAGTCAGCAACGCAggacaatgatgggagtagcctggtagaccattgagattgtgatcaataagtctaggggtattaatcataagtttcagggtaatttccTAAAACAGGAAACTGGGACAGGAGACATTCCGAGCTCAAGACACAGGAGGATGATCTATTAAACTATAAGCCAAGGAAAGTTGAGGCTGGGACATGGTGAGGCCTCTACTATGGGGGTCCCAACCTGGCCTAGCTTCAATTCTcccattttctattaattttactTCTATAAAATTAGTATGGTTGCAAGAGTAGGGGACGATGGACCATTTTTGGCTGCATCCTACTGAGAGAGGGCATCATTCCTGCCCATAGGCATCTATCataacggggggggggggttatggCATATTAGTTTCCTACTCTCCCTAGCGGAGCCCAGGGAAGAGGCATCCCAGGTGGGGCACAAGAGGCAATAATGAGTAGCTCCAGCCTTTCTGTTTGAAGAGGAACTAAGGTCTTCAGTTGGCTCACATGAACAGGAGTGACAGTCTGCCTTCTGGAGGAGACCTAtggagacttaaatgaaatagGTTTGATTTGAGGTAAGTGGACCCAGCTACTGACTCTGAAGACCGATAACCATTGGGGCTACTCAGAAGAACTGCTTAGGGGCTAACCGGTCTGTTAGAGACCTCTCCCCCTCTGGGCTTCTAATAGTACTTGGTTCCCTGGCTTTCCAGGGCTACAACGTGTAGAGGGGTCGGTCTGGGGGAGGTGCTGGTCCCCCATATTTCCTAAGGGACTGCTGAAACTCTCCCAAGTTAACAACATAGGACATAATAGAATTGAGGTCAGAATCCAAAGCAGTGGGCAGCAATTAGAGCCCAGGCTTAGAGGTCTCCTGACAGAACTTTTCCAGAGTCATTTCTAAGTCTGATTTgctcattttacatttcttctaagttatagACCAATGGTAAGGAACAGGCTTGAGTATGAGCCCAAATTTAGGGGCTTTATTTATCCACACAACTGAGCAAGTTTAAGAGAAAACAGGTCAGAGTGAGCAGTCAAGACAGAATATATGGCTCCCATAGTTTAACAGGCTTACCTGTCACATCAAGGGTCACCCACATTTCGTCCCCGGTGATGAGAATAGCCTCTTTCTCcaggtgtgtgtgcgtgggggggtgggggtggggatgctgCTGGGACCCTCAGACCTGTCTCAGTCACAGC is part of the Rhinolophus sinicus isolate RSC01 linkage group LG03, ASM3656204v1, whole genome shotgun sequence genome and harbors:
- the LOC141570615 gene encoding protein NDRG2-like codes for the protein MLVVGDQAPHEDAVVECNSKLDPIQTSFLKMADSGGQPQLTQPGKLTEAIKYFLQGMGYMASSCMTRLSRSRTASLTSAASFDGNRSRSRTLSQSSESGTLPSGPPGHTMEVSC